From a region of the Rhodococcus sp. 4CII genome:
- a CDS encoding exodeoxyribonuclease III — MRIATFNVNGIRAAQRRGIEEWLGHREPDVVALQEVRARAAAIPPGVFGDYHLAYDEGDVAGRNGVAVLTRHAPVAVRTWSGTALLRKPGELHTERVELDPQPLARGLGEFANQGRYVEVDLADAPITIASMYLPKGGLPAHLQKPGRMREAPDGGARYDRKMRFLSAFARQLTRTRRTARAQGRELLLMGDLNIAHTRHDVRNWRRSNQVEGYLPEERGWFDSILSPRTLIDVVRQHHPGIDGPYSWWSWLGQSFANDTGWRIDYHLATPHLARAAVTAGTDREQAADLRMSDHAPVVVDYDF; from the coding sequence GTGCGGATTGCGACCTTCAACGTCAATGGGATCCGCGCGGCGCAGCGGCGTGGGATCGAGGAGTGGCTGGGACACCGTGAACCCGACGTGGTCGCGCTGCAGGAGGTGCGGGCTCGTGCCGCCGCGATCCCTCCCGGCGTCTTCGGCGACTATCACCTCGCATATGACGAGGGGGACGTCGCGGGCCGCAACGGTGTCGCAGTCCTGACTCGGCACGCGCCCGTCGCGGTTCGGACGTGGAGCGGTACCGCACTGCTGCGTAAACCAGGCGAATTGCACACCGAAAGAGTCGAACTGGACCCGCAGCCGTTGGCTCGGGGACTGGGAGAATTCGCGAACCAGGGCCGCTACGTCGAGGTCGATCTCGCCGACGCCCCCATCACCATCGCGTCCATGTACCTGCCGAAAGGCGGGCTTCCGGCGCACCTCCAGAAGCCCGGGCGCATGCGGGAGGCGCCCGACGGCGGCGCCCGTTACGACCGCAAGATGCGTTTCCTGTCCGCGTTCGCGCGACAGCTGACCCGCACCCGCCGCACGGCACGCGCGCAGGGCCGGGAACTCCTGCTGATGGGCGACCTCAACATCGCGCACACCCGCCACGACGTCCGGAACTGGCGGCGCAGCAATCAGGTCGAGGGCTATCTGCCGGAGGAGCGGGGGTGGTTCGACTCCATCCTGTCGCCGCGCACCCTCATCGACGTCGTCCGGCAACATCATCCGGGCATCGACGGTCCGTACTCGTGGTGGTCGTGGCTCGGGCAGTCGTTCGCGAACGACACCGGGTGGCGCATCGACTACCACCTCGCGACGCCCCACCTGGCCCGGGCGGCGGTCACCGCCGGCACCGACCGCGAGCAGGCCGCCGACCTCCGGATGAGCGACCACGCCCCGGTCGTCGTGGACTACGACTTCTGA
- a CDS encoding AMP-binding protein — translation MFIPFSVTDFLDRAVTVYGDRIGVVDEPEQPAPSQGSLTYSEIGDLARRQAARLDDLGIDVGERVAIVSHNSSRLLTSFYGVSGWGRVLVPINFRLSPAEVRYIIEDSGARVLYVDPELADTLSEVECEHKFVLGSDADLYAAPDAEPQPWEPDESATATINYTSGTTARPKGVQITHRNIWVNAVTFGLHATISDRDVYLHTLPMFHCNGWGQPFAMTGVGAQHIILRKIDGAEILRRVRDHGVTLMCAAPAVAAAVLDAAQTWDGEIPGRDRVRIIMAGAPPPTKTVARVEEELGWEFIQIYGLTETSPLLTVNRTRAEWDHLDPEARAAKLTRAGTPALGVRLAIEDTEDGAGEVLARSNVVMEGYWGKPEETEKALVGDWFHTGDGGVIGDDGYLTIADRKKDVIITGGENVSSIEVEDCLFSHPAVAEVAVIAVPSEKWGETIKALVVLHPDVEPDSATEAELISWCKEHLAGFKAPTSVEFRPELARTATGKLQKFKLRAPYWDGQARQVN, via the coding sequence GTGTTTATCCCGTTCAGCGTCACCGATTTCCTCGACCGCGCCGTCACCGTGTACGGCGACCGGATCGGTGTGGTCGACGAACCCGAGCAACCCGCACCGAGTCAGGGCTCGCTGACGTACTCCGAGATCGGCGACCTCGCGCGCCGGCAGGCCGCCCGACTCGACGACCTCGGCATCGATGTGGGCGAGCGGGTCGCGATCGTCAGCCACAACTCCAGCCGGCTGCTGACCTCCTTCTACGGGGTCAGCGGCTGGGGCCGGGTGCTGGTCCCGATCAACTTCCGGCTGAGCCCCGCCGAGGTCCGCTACATCATCGAGGACTCCGGCGCCCGCGTCCTCTACGTCGACCCCGAACTCGCGGACACACTGAGCGAGGTCGAGTGCGAGCACAAGTTCGTCCTCGGTTCGGACGCTGATCTCTACGCCGCCCCCGACGCGGAGCCGCAGCCGTGGGAGCCGGACGAATCCGCCACCGCCACCATCAATTACACCTCCGGGACCACCGCCCGCCCGAAGGGTGTGCAGATCACTCACCGCAACATCTGGGTCAACGCGGTCACCTTCGGCCTGCACGCCACCATCAGCGACCGGGACGTATATCTGCACACCCTGCCGATGTTCCATTGCAACGGGTGGGGTCAGCCGTTCGCGATGACCGGCGTCGGCGCCCAGCACATCATCCTCCGCAAGATCGACGGCGCCGAGATCCTGCGGCGGGTGCGTGATCACGGGGTCACGTTGATGTGCGCGGCCCCGGCGGTCGCGGCCGCGGTCCTCGACGCCGCCCAGACCTGGGACGGCGAGATCCCCGGCCGGGACCGGGTGCGGATCATCATGGCCGGGGCGCCACCCCCGACGAAGACCGTCGCCCGGGTCGAGGAGGAACTCGGCTGGGAGTTCATCCAGATCTACGGCCTCACCGAAACCTCCCCGTTGCTGACCGTCAACCGCACCCGGGCGGAGTGGGACCACCTCGACCCCGAAGCCCGCGCGGCGAAACTGACTCGGGCCGGCACCCCGGCACTCGGCGTCCGCCTGGCGATCGAGGACACCGAGGACGGCGCCGGTGAGGTGCTGGCCCGGTCCAACGTCGTGATGGAAGGTTATTGGGGCAAACCCGAGGAAACCGAGAAGGCACTGGTCGGCGACTGGTTCCACACCGGCGACGGCGGCGTCATCGGCGACGACGGCTACCTGACCATCGCCGACCGCAAAAAAGACGTGATCATCACCGGCGGCGAGAATGTCTCCTCGATCGAGGTCGAGGACTGCCTGTTCTCCCACCCGGCCGTCGCCGAGGTGGCTGTGATCGCCGTGCCCAGCGAGAAGTGGGGCGAGACGATCAAGGCCCTGGTCGTGCTGCACCCGGACGTCGAACCCGACAGTGCCACCGAGGCGGAATTGATCTCCTGGTGCAAGGAGCACCTGGCCGGCTTCAAGGCGCCGACGTCGGTCGAGTTCCGCCCCGAGTTGGCCCGCACCGCCACGGGCAAGCTGCAGAAGTTCAAACTGCGCGCCCCCTACTGGGACGGGCAAGCACGTCAGGTCAACTGA